Within the Glycine soja cultivar W05 chromosome 3, ASM419377v2, whole genome shotgun sequence genome, the region GTTATGGATCATACTTTGTAGGTGAACTGatatttttttcccattaaATACTAATGtttgattattaaattttataacacaGCATACACATAGTGCATGACTGTGTTACTGATTAGGTATTTGTTATCGATAAGGTGTAGTTAATATAAGTAGAGAAAGAAACTAAAGAGTTAACTACATGATTAAGCTTTAAGTGATGAAATGGATAAACCCTTAAAAGTCATCCATGATTTGGTGCTTTGCAAAAACAATCATTTAAGTTCGTCTTCAAAATCTAGTAACAGATTACTTAACCATTCATTTAGATCACTACAAATATAGTATTTGTTTTATTAGGAAAAAAGATGGTCTGTGGCATCTTAATTTTTGTGATCACATTTTTGCTTCTAGTGATACTAGCTTCTTAGTTCTTACaatgcatgtatttttttttttaacaaatgccACTCTTATCAGCTGGGTTCAtggtttgaaaactttttcctCATAATGTCTACAGGTGGCTCCCTATAATACATTTTACTCCCAATTGGAAGAGCATATGAATGAAGTTGGAATTGTGCCCACAGTTAACCGATGGGATGAGCCTCTAGCATTGGGCATGGTTGATCCCCATGATTCATTATCTCATCCAGCGGGTGTCTCTGATGTTCAAGCTGAGTCTGCTACACGTGTGGACCCTGATCAGTTCACTAATTTTGTGGTATGAATGTTTCTTTAACATTGGGTTATATGTAAGATAAAATAGTggatatatatgtgtgtgcatGCGCATGCACCATTAGATGGTATCTTGTGTGTTTGCTTTGTAAATTTTCAGGGATGAGCAGTGTTCAAGGTTTATTTCCTTCTTTAATTGGTCATATATACTTTTTCTCTGTCCACATTGTCATGCAGATTCCAAATTGGTTTGGAGCAGAGTCCACAGGGGCTACAAAAGGCAACCCATTCATGTTACCAGATGCCTATATGGCATCTCAGCATAAAAATGTATGTGTGTTGTTAATTGATTtgtatattaattaatgattgGATTTCCAAATCTTTTGGTGATCTAACTTTATTTGAATGAAATTGTATCTTCTCTGCAGCAAAAAAATTTAGGGGAGATAAGGCAACTCTTACGAGAAGCACCTTTAGAAGAAAGTCGCAAACGAGAATTGTCATCTGCACTTCATGTCTACTTCAAGGACTGGTTATATGGTAACTATCATTTGTTGTCTTTCAGATCCAATTTATAAGTTAACTTTTCAACAAGTACTTGTaggagatgaaaataaaatgaataaagtaaaatgaatgAACTTTTTccacaagttaaaatcaactttacATCTCAACTTGTGATGAAGCTAAAATTGATCAAGCTTCTAAAAAAGGGAGAAGTTTCAATCAGCTGAAAGGCAATTGATGAGCAGTATATTATAAAAGGAGAGGATTGGTACAAAGGGGGTTGCTCTAATGAATTGCTATTTTCAAGAGGAAGTTAAGCAGATAATGCTAATATTTAGTTTTCTGTTGTGGCAGCTTCAGGAAACATTCGTCAGCTTTATTGTCTACAAGGCGATTGATCTTTGTCAGACAATGGAATGGCACAGTTAATGGTACAGGAACGAGGTTTCTGGTTTCCTTTTTGTACTTCCTCTTTCAATTCCTCTTGCCAATTCTATTGGCGGCGTAGGTAGCTGAGATCAGAGGACGTGAATTAGAGTAAAACCTATTTATGCCGTGACATCAGCGGTGCACagaatcaaatgaaaaatacaGTTGCTAATCtgattgtaatattttttgtttgtgaaaaTAATTACTGTAATATTTTGTTAGCCTAAATTAATGGCTTTTGTGAAAAATTTCAGCTCCCAAGAACTAGTGTAGTGCACTGTATATCTCCCAACTTCGACTTTTTCCATTTAATTAAACTTCCCGGGATTTTCTGTTGGGTTCTCTCGCATTATGAATTCACATCGTATATTAACGCGGCAGATTTACAAGTAATTGGAGAGGTTGGGTTGGAGATATAGCTTTACTACAGTAAATAAATAGACTTAATTTTGCCTCAATGTGCAATAGCTAATATCTGTTTTTCGGAACTTACACGAAGTCATTTTCTTCTGCCCGTGGATACTGTTATGAAAGAAATATGTAAACGGTGGTTTGGGTTGGGTGATAATGCTTTGCATGGCAGACGTTAGTTGATGATGTCGAATTGTTCCTGCCAGTATCCATATGAATGTTTTGTAAGGAAATCAATTTAGGATGCCTTAATATCCTAATAATGGCTCAATTGAATGAGAAATATCTCCTAACCGTAATTTGATGAATacgtttaattataaattaatcaaataaattatgttacgTGTTCATGATTTTCGATAACAATTAATCATTactttttgtgaaaataattttgtattgatatcattattaaaaaaaaaaaagttaagccaTCAAAATGGTATGATCAAGCAGAAGCCAAGCTAGATTTAATATTTAACtaactataaaagaaaaaagattccCTCCAACCAGTAAAAAAAAGGCCAAAAGTCATTTTAGTTTCCGTGTCCGTGAGAAAACTGAACAGCATTGTAACTCTTTTCTATTCAACCAAACAGGAAAAACAGAAGAGAAAGCATTACGTAATTAAGTAGTAGCAGAAACGTGAAAAATTGGAAATTTAGCAGCAGCAGTGCTCAGTCTCAGTGTATGTAGTTGTAGCTCAGTGAAAAATTCCGTGCCAATCCGACCTGAAAAGTTAACCAATTGCCCATTGTTCAGACTCAACAAATCAAAGCACGCCACGTCACCATAAAGCCATACGGTAAACTCCACCAGAACGCACCCGcatgtctctcttctccctctaCTTTGTTCCCGAATCAAAGATCTGCAACTCTCTCTCATGATTTTTCTCTCGGTGTTGCCATGACGGAACCGACAGAGCCATCCACGTCATCTTCATTGGCGAGGGACCCAACCACCGTGGTTCACCCAAGGCGCGAGCCATTCGAGCACGGCCTCTTGCCAATCCCGCGCCTCATCTTCTCCGACCCGACGCAAACCCTAATCTCGTTGAAGCAGAAGCTTCTCGAGTTATCCTCTAACCAGCGAGTCGACTCGGCGGCAATCTCCGAGTCACTGCAGATCCCCATTGAGCACGCCAGGCTCGTCCTTGATACCCTCGCCTCGATTCTGCACTCCGACTCCGAACCTCTCGTCGCCGCCAAGCTCGAAGAAATCGATTCCGTCGGCGTCGACGTCCATGATCTGGTTTTGTTCCTCTACATTCAATCCTACAAGAGGCTCCTCCCGCGCACGCACAAGGACTCCGCCGCCGTCGCCGATGTCTGGCCTTCCACCTCCGCCTTCGACGGCTACTTGTCCGCTCTCTCGCCGCTTCAGGTGAATTCTTCGTTTTCCTTCAATCCTAGCTTTTTCGGTGACGCAATTCGATGTGTTATTCTGCGGTGCGCTATTAGGCATTGAGGTGTTGTTCTGGAGTCTGGACCAATGCATTGCTTAATTCCTGTAATCTTGGATTAATTTCTTGTGGATATTTTGACTATCGAACACTTGgatttggttttatttatttattattagctGGTGATCGGTGCTTTTTCATTCGTTATGATTCTATTTCTGTTTCCTATTCTGTTGTTGATTCTGATGTTAAATGTTTTGCAGCTCGTACGCAGCAACAGTCGGCGGTTTATGCCGTCCCAGGCTGATGAAGAGGCACATCAATTGTCGTATCTGCAAAAGCACTTGGCTAACATTGTGTCTCTTCTAGCAGAGCCTGTGGAGGGAGAAGGCGAAGAGTCCCTGGTTTGTTAATTTACTGTATGCTACCTATGGGTTGTTGCTGATTTTCACTGCAATCCATTATTTCTATTATTCTCAATACCAGACTTTGCATATGGGATCGAGTATTGTAATTCATATGATATGATGCTTTGGTGAGGCCGAATACTAACCTGAAAGTGATTGAGTGTCATGGAAAGTAATTTTGCATTGTTTGTTGTATTCTTTTTTTTGTGTCCAACGATTCCTCCTTGCTCCTGTTAAATGACATTATTAATTTGTTGCTTAATCATATTGGTCTATTGTTTAGTGTTTACTCATTGCCATATATTTTATCCAAACTTTTGATACTTCgtgcttattttttaagatCTCAGTTGTTAAGAATTTTGGTACAGATAGATTTCATGTCCCCATCCAGTAAGATTGAAAATTTGTACTCTGATTTTATGACATTTCACTAGCTTTGCAGTACCCTTGTGGAGGGCAGAAACATGATTGTATAGTTTGTCCCACTCTCGTTTGATTTAATTGGGGTCGTGGTGGGTTACATGTATGATTAAGAATCTCATGCAAGTGCTACTACATTTGGTCAAAACTCTTGTGTCAATCCTTGCTTATATATAAGTTTCGTACACAATTTATCAGTGATCTATTTGTCTTTAAGAATGAGGCTGGGGTTGTGATCTGCTGAGTCAGCTATGGTCCAATGAGTTATGGATGTGCCACCTGACAATTTGTGCTAATAACAGTGAAATCCAGTCTGCTGATTTATATACATGCCCTAGAGAGAATTAGCATGACTGGGTAATTTCTGTGTTATGGATAAGCAgccttttcatttttgtttggagGTGGGGAATAAAATCAGGCATTTGTGTTGTTGGCCTTTTCTTTGTCCTTGTTTGGTATTAATTTGATAAGGAAGTCAGCCATCTACTCTTTTTTTATGATGCCAACTTCTCTTGATGTTAATACTATCCCCCTCACTTCTTTGCACtaattattcattttgtttgtttcacaTGCATTTGTCAATGCATATATACTTGCTGTCATTAAAAAtcgtaatattaaaaaatatgctgGAGATACAGtaagatttattttcttttactccAGCATCACATATCAGTGTATCACATAGTTCATCATACTGCCACCTTTTCATTGGGGCATTATATATTGTGGCAGCAGTgggtttccttctttctttttttaatcttagtAAATTCAACTTTAAGACAGTGTCTTGGTAGAGTGGTAAAGGTTGCTACCTCAAATCCTGTAAACAGTTTCTCCGCTTTCAGATGTATTGTTGCATATACGTTATACCTACCTTCCAGACCCCATTAAGCGGGAGCCTTACACACTGGGTTGATACTTTTTTAGTGAACTCAACTTTATAGCCTTAGATCATTTGTGTTATTGGAGGAAAATATGaggatttttttgtgttttctttaattaaatgtcTCATTTCATTGATTAATTTTCCATTCTtcaatatatgtttttcttttagttcttaGTTCTATTATTGTTTTGCTTATTTGATAGGTTTTAACCATGGATAGATTTGAGCATCTTGGGTTCCTAATTCGGTTTGGTGATAAGGGATCAGAAGGAAATTCTTTTAGTCAATGTTCTCCTTTTTTTGCAAACTCAGACCCTGACATGCCTGCTGTTCCCGTTCCTGCCGCACAAGTTCATGATTGGCTTCTGCAGAATATAGTGTCTGCTTTGGAATATATTTCTGAACGGACTTCTTCAAAGGAAAATGGCCCAGCTAGTGCCTCTGATCAGGATGTTGCCATGACTGACGCAAGCACTGTCTCAGTTAAGGTCTCAACAGGTACTAGAGGGGCAAGTTTCATTGAAGGGATCTCTAAATCGTCATATGCTAAGCATGCATCTGACATTAAAGGTTCCTCCGTTAAGGTTTGTCTTACACATgtttccatatattttttttgttttttaagtataattttgCTTGTAATTTGACTATTGAAGCTATTGATCCTATGTAAGCTTTTAactcttaatattatttttcttataaaactgCGAATAAGTGCAATTACATTCCATATAAGCATCTGCTTTTGAATAAATAGCTTTGTAGCTCTTAGTGTTCTAACTTGATACAATAAAATGACTGATGCTTGCTTTTGGGTATTATTCAGATAATATTTTCTATCAAAAGGTTTGGAATTTGAAGCCGCTAGAGTTAGTCTGCTTCATATCTTAACAACTTATGTACAAGTAGATTTAGGTTCTTTATTTGAACATTATTCAGAGTGTTTAATGTATTATCAACCAGTGTTGGACATTATTGTTGCCATACCCCACGTGGATCATGTGGTTGTTAACATGCATTAAAGACTTGTACCATGTATTCTAATTGTTGCATTGGTTTTACAGTAGGAATAGTATATCTATTAAGATTTGGGTGAAAGGGAagggaaaatcagttcttaACATTATAAAAGATATTAAGTGTTTTATCATTACAGTTTAATTTTGACAAATCATTTTTTCAACTTCCTTTCAAACTTAATTATAAGAGACAGATTGTGGGTCAAATATGGCTTCACTGAAAAGCTTTAAAGTGAGGAATTTTGAATTATCAATCATTTGTTCTACTGGAATGCCTATAAAACCAATATACGCATAATGATATTGGTGATATAggcatatttgaaaaaaaaccaTATAAAATAATCAACACCAGCTGATCATTGGGTTAGTTTGTTAATTCAAGACGAGTTAAGTTTTTAACATCCCTACTAACAGCTTAAGATTTATAACATCCCTACTCACAGCTTAAGTTTTTAACTCCTGATTGGGTAACATTAGAgatagttttttgttttgaggGGGGATAGCTTGTAGAATAGAATTTTGGCTGGTTGGGTACCTAGCGGTTAGCTAGATCTTTGGTTTCCAAATTCAGGTTG harbors:
- the LOC114406760 gene encoding TBCC domain-containing protein 1-like — translated: MTEPTEPSTSSSLARDPTTVVHPRREPFEHGLLPIPRLIFSDPTQTLISLKQKLLELSSNQRVDSAAISESLQIPIEHARLVLDTLASILHSDSEPLVAAKLEEIDSVGVDVHDLVLFLYIQSYKRLLPRTHKDSAAVADVWPSTSAFDGYLSALSPLQLVRSNSRRFMPSQADEEAHQLSYLQKHLANIVSLLAEPVEGEGEESLVLTMDRFEHLGFLIRFGDKGSEGNSFSQCSPFFANSDPDMPAVPVPAAQVHDWLLQNIVSALEYISERTSSKENGPASASDQDVAMTDASTVSVKVSTGTRGASFIEGISKSSYAKHASDIKGSSVKVLNCHESAIYILAPLRYATVYGCSDATIVLGAVGKAVRVEHCERVHVIVAAKRICIANCRECVFFLGVNQQPLIVGDNHKLQVAPYNTFYAQLEEHMNEVRIVPSVNRWNEPLALGMVDPHDSLSHPAGVSDVQTESATQVDPEQFTNFVIPSWLGGESTGFKKDNPFTLPDAYMASQHKNHKNLEEIRKLLREASLEESRKRELSSALHVYFKDWLYASGNIRQLYCLQGD